The Candidatus Nanopelagicales bacterium sequence CGGCAGATTTCGGTCATCATTCGGTGGTTACCCCACCGCCGTAAATACCTGCAGAGCGCACGAATTCGACACATTCGGCAGGTCGTCGGGGATTGGACTGGCCTAGAATTGGGTACGAAGATTATGGGAGTTGAGCAGCCCGTCGGCTCGCACGAGTCGTGGTTGCACTCTGCTAGAAGGGACGAGATGAGCGACCACGGCAGTGCGCGGAGCACAGGGAATCTCCCTGCGACGAAACATGACGCCCCGACGGTCGGTGAACCTCAATCCCCCGGTGCCAACCCGGTGCCTACTGACGATCACGGTCGGCCATTGGTGGTCGGTCCCGACGGGCTGATCCTGACCGGCGCCGACGGGAAGCCAATCGTTGACCGACGCCGTCCGCGCAATGAGCGTCGACCAGAGAATCCGCGCGTCAGTGTGGTCGTACCGTGTCTGAACGAAGCCGCGAACATTCGGGAGATCCTGCCCTACCTGGTGAACTTCTACGAAGTCATCGTCGTGGACGGTAACTCCACCGACGGTTCGGCTGAAGCCGCCCGCGAGGCATTGCCCAGCGCCAAAGTCATCAACCAAACCCGCAAGGGCAAGGGCAACGCAATGGCCTGCGGCTTTGCTGAGGTCACTGGTGATGCCATCGTTATGTTCGACATCGACGGTTCGGCTGACCCGCACGAGATCCCCCGCTTTATCAAGGCGTTGACCGACGGCGCCGACCTAGCAAAGGGCAGCCGCTTCTGCCCCGGTGGCGGCAGCCAGGACATCACGCTGGTTCGCAGTTGGGGTAACACGGGCTTGAACATGATCGCCAGTGTTCTCACCAATACTCGGTTCACCGATCTCTGTTACGGCTACAACGCGTTCTGGGCCGACCAGCTCTACATGCTTGACCTGCCTGAGATCGAGGCCGATCACGAGGCCGAGATGGTTCAAGGCGACGGCTTCGAGATTGAGGCGCTGATCATCGGCCGCTTCGCCTTGTCGGGAGCGTCCATCACCGAGGTTCCGAGTTTTGAATTTGACCGGTATCACGGGCGCAC is a genomic window containing:
- a CDS encoding glycosyltransferase family 2 protein, whose translation is MPTDDHGRPLVVGPDGLILTGADGKPIVDRRRPRNERRPENPRVSVVVPCLNEAANIREILPYLVNFYEVIVVDGNSTDGSAEAAREALPSAKVINQTRKGKGNAMACGFAEVTGDAIVMFDIDGSADPHEIPRFIKALTDGADLAKGSRFCPGGGSQDITLVRSWGNTGLNMIASVLTNTRFTDLCYGYNAFWADQLYMLDLPEIEADHEAEMVQGDGFEIEALIIGRFALSGASITEVPSFEFDRYHGRTNLNTFKDGFRVLWTIIQDRAYARQIRATAKRRSASRLNAPQRPGWMNDSVSRRGIRPVKKLDVA